TTCGTGATCGTGAAATCGGGAGGCTTGCAAGCGTGCTCGCCGGGGCTGGCCCCGGCGGTCAGGCCAACACTCAGGCACTCAGGCAGAAGCGCCCTGCTTGAGCGGCACGCCGGTCAGGCGTTGCAGTTCGTCGAAGGACAGGCCTTCGACCAGGTCGCGCGCCACCAGCCCGTCAGGCGTGACGTCGATGGTGGCCAGATCGGTGTAGATGCGCGTGACGCAGGTCATGCCGGTCAGCGGATACGTGCATTCCGCCACGATCTTGCTCTCGCCCTGCTTGGTCTGGTGTTCCATCATCACGAACACCTCCTTGGCGCCAATCGCCAGGTCCATCGCGCCGCCCACGGCAGGAATCGCGCCCGGCGCGCCGGTATGCCAGTTGGCCAGGTCGCCCTTCACCGAGACCTGGAAAGCCCCCAGCACGCAAAAGTCGAGGTGGCCGCCGCGCATCATGGCGAAGGAATCGGCATGGTGGAAATACGAGCCGCCCGGCTTGATCGTGACCGGCTGCTTGCCGGCGTTGATCAGGTCGCCGTCTTCTTCGCCGGCGGGGGGTGCCTTGCCCATGCCGAGCAGGCCGTTCTCGCTGTGCAGCAGGATTTCACGGTCGGCCGGCAGGTGATTGCCAACCAGGGTGGGCAGGCCGATGCCGAGATTGACCACGGCACCGTCGGGAATGTCTTTGGCCACGCGGGCGGCCATCTGATCGCGGGTCAGGCGTTGCATATTCTGGATCTCCTTGGCGCTCAGGCGGCGGCCTGGCTGGCGCCGTCGACCTTGACGACGCGCTTGACGAACAACCCCGGGGTCACGATGTGTTCCGGGTCCAGCTCGCCGAGTTCGACGATCTCGCTGACCTGCACGATGGGGCATTTGGCGGCCATCGCCATGATGGGGCCGAAGTTGCGCGCGGTCTTGCGGTAGGTCAGGTTGCCCCAGCGGTCGGCGCGCAGCGCCTTGATCAGGGCGAAGTCGGCATGGATGGGCGTCTCGTAGACGTAGCCCTGGCCGTCGATGATGCGGGTTTCCTTGCCCTCGGCCAGCGGCGTGCCATAGGCGGTGCGGGTGAAAAAGCCGCCGATGCCGGCGCCGGCGGCGCGGATGCGCTCGGCCAGGTTGCCCTGCGGCACCAGTTCCAGCTCGATCTTGCCGGCGTGGTACAGCGAATCGAAGACGTAGGAATCGGCCTGGCGCGGGAAGGAGCAGATGATCTTGCGCACGCGCTCGGTCTTGAGCAGCGCGGCCAGCCCGGTGTCGCCGTTGCCGGCGTTGTTGTTGACGATGGTGAGGTCGCGGGCGCCCTGGGCGATGAGGGCATCGATGAGCTCCGCCGGCATGCCTGCCATGCCGAAGCCGCCGATCAGGATGGTGGCGCCGTCCTGGATATCGGCCATGGCCGATTCCACCGAGTCGAATAGCTTGTTGATCACTTGCGTTCCAGTTCCGAGAGTCCGGACGAACTATCCGGAACCGGCCGCCAAGGAGGGAAATCAGGCGGCGCGCAAACGCTGTCTCCGGACAGTCCTGCCGGAAGAGCCATCCGGCTTGGGCGCCCTCCGCTTGCAAAAGGCGCACCGCCGGAAACGAATCCAACAGACTTTGGTGTTTCTTATTATTGTGGTTTGTTCTAATTGCGAACTTCAATTCGCAGAATGAACAGGTTACACCCCCTGTCCGCGGGTGGTCAAGGCGCCGGCAAATCGCTTGTGCGTTAGCCGGCCACAACCGTAGGGCAGTTGAAAGCTAGCTTGCCAACGGGGCCACGGCGGCCAGGAACATCGAGCAGCTTACGCTCTTCAGGCCCTGCTGAGGTGGCCCCGGGCCGCTACGGCAATTGCAGCTCCGCCCGGCTGCCGCCGGCCCCGGCACGGATCTCCAGGCGCACATCGATGCGCTCGCGCAGCTCGGCCACGTGGGAAATGATGCCCACCAGCCGCCCGGCATGCTGCAGGTCGATGAGTGTTCGGATGGCAAAGTCCAGGCTCTCGGGATCGAGCGTGCCGAAGCCCTCGTCGACAAACAAGGTATCGAGCTGGATCCCGCCCGCGCGCGACTGCACCACATCGGCCAGCCCCAGCGCGAGCGAGAGCGAGGCCAGGAAGCCCTCGCCTCCGGACAAGGTGTTGGCCGGGCGCGCCATGCCGGTGTCGTGGTCGAACACCTCCAGGTCCAGGCCGCCAGCGGTGCGCTGGTCGCCCTGCTGGCGCACGCGCTGCAGCTCGTACCGGTTGCGGCTCATGCGCATCAGCCGCAGCGAGGCCGCTTCCAGCACCTCGTCGAGCAAGGTGGCCAGCACGAAGCGCTGGAATGTCATGCGGCGCGGATTGTTGCCGTTGGCCACTTCGGCCAGGCGGCCGAGCACCGCGTAGCTGCGCTCGATGTCCGCGCCCTTGCTGGCCAGCGCATCCAGCCGCTGCTGGCACTGCAGCAGGTTCTCGCGGCTGCGGTGCAGGTCGGCCTGCTGCCGGACCAGCGCCTCGAGCGCGCCGGCGGCATCCGCCTGCGCCTGGCGCAGCGCGCCAAGATCCGGCGGGGCAAGGTCGCGCGCAGCGATCGCGGCGCGCTCGCGGCGATCGCCGGCCGCGGCCAGGTCGAGGTCGAAGCGATTGACCTGGGCTTCGGCCTGCTCCATCTGCACGCCCGGCATGCGCGCCTCGGCATAGGCCTGGCGGGAGACAAAGCCGGCTTGCCCCAGCGCGCTCGCGAATGCGGCGCCCGCCTGCGTCTCCCGCTTTGCGTGGGTAGCGAGGCTCGCTTGGGCGGCGGCTTGCGCGGCCAGGGCCGCTGCCAGCCCCACGCCGGCCTGCTTGTCGGCCGCCTGCGCGGCGGCCAGTGCGGCTTCGCGCGCGGCAAGGTCCTGGCGTGCCTGTGCCAGCGCAGCGGTGAGCCGCTCCGGCTCGCGCCGGTCCGGCGGCACCTGCGTGCTGGCGGCCTGCCATTCGCCCTGGAGCTTGGCGTGACGCTGACCCGCAACCTGCACAGCGGCCTCGGCGGCGCGAATGGCCGCCTCCGCTGCCGTGAGGGCGGCTTGCTGCCGCTCAACTTCCGCGGCCAGCGGCTGGCAACGGCCGGCGGCCGCCTCTGCCGCCTGTTGCTGCTGGCGCAGCGCCTGGATGGCGCCGGCGAGCTGCTGCCTGGCCGCCGCCGGGTCTTGCGCGGCGCCGTCGGGCATGCCCACCGCTCCCGCCGCTTCGCGCATTTCATCCAGTTGTTCCTGCCGGTGCGTGGCGGCCAGCAACGCACCCTGCGCGCGGCTGGCCGCGGCCTGCGCCGCCTGGTCGGCAAGCCGTGCGGCCTCGCGGGCCAGGTCCAGTGCCTCGTCGGAGACCGGCGCATCGACGTGCCGCGCCAGTTGCGGGTGCGCGGTGCTCCCGCAGACAGCGCATGCCTGTCCATGCTGCAAGCCGGCAGCCAGCCGCGCGGCTTGCCCGGCCCGCCAGGCCTGCTCCGTCTCGCGCAGGCGCAGCAGGCTTGCCGCCTGCTGCTTGGCGGCTTGCTGCGCGGCGAGCTGGTCGGCGTCGGCCTGGCGGCGCGCTTGCTCGCACAGCGCCAGCGTGGCGGCGTATTTGTCGAGCGTGGTTGCCTGCTGCGCCAGGCCGGCCTGCTTGAGCTGGATTGTCTCCAGCCCGCGCGCGCCTTCCTGCGCCTGCGCCAGGCCGGCCTCGGCCTGGCGCAACGTGGCGGTGACTTGCTGTTGCGCCTGCAGCGCCCCGGCATGGGCCGCGCCCGCTTGCGCCTGCTGGTGTGCTGCAGCCTCCAACTCCTGCTGCAGCAGGCCGAGCCGCTGTGCCTGCGGCAACATGGCCTCCAGCTCCGTCACTTGTTTTTGCGCCGCCTGGCGCTCGCCGGCACGGGCCGCTTCGGCCTCAAGCCCCGCCGCGGCGGTGGCCGAGACGGCGGCGCACTCGGCAGACCGCGCGCTTGCCGCGGCCAGCGCTTGCTGTGCCTGCTGGTGTTCCTGCACGGCCTGCCCCAGATGCTGCTCGAACGGCTGCACCTGCATGGCACGGCGTGCGGCCTGCAACCGCTGGCGCTGCGCCTCCATCTCGGGGCGCTGCGCCATCAGCGCGGCATGGGCCGCCTCGGTATCGCGCTGCTCCCGCAGGCGGGTATCCGTCTGCTCGCCCTGCCGGGTTGCCAGTGTGGCCGCCTCCAGCACGGTACGCGCGGCCACATCGCGCTGCTGCAGTTCGGCCAACTGGGCCTGCAACCCCGCAGCCTGCGCCCGCAGCGCGTCCACGGACTCCAGTTGATACTGCTGCAGCAACGCCGTCTGCTCGATGCGCAGGCGCTCGGCTTCCTGGCGGATGCCGGCCGCCTGCCCCTTGAGCAGTTCCTCCACGCGCCGGTACAGCTCGGTGCGGAACAGTCGCTCGAGGATGGCCTGGCGGCTCTTGGAATCCGCCGTGAGCAATTCGCGAAAGCGCCCCTGCGGCAGCACGATCACCTGGCGGAACTGGCTGCTGTCAAAGCCCAGCAGGTTGCGCACAAAGTCATCGACCTTGTTGGGCTGGCTCGCCTTGCTGGTCCAGCCCGCGTCGCCCATGACATCAAGCTGGGCCTTGGGCGTTTCCTTGACGGTGCCCTCGCCACGCAGCTTCGGCCGCTCCTGCGCGGGCGAACGCGTGGCCAGGTAGCGCTGGCCACCCAGGCTGAACTCGAACGTCACCTCCGTGCGCAGGGCAGGATCGGCGTTGGCGCTGCGCATGTCCTGCGCACTGCGCTCGCCGCCGGAGGTGTCGCCGTAGAGCGCAAAGCAGATCGCGTCGAGCAGGGTGGTCTTGCCCGCGCCGGTGGGGCCGTGGATCAGGAAGAAAGCCCGCTCCCCGAGCCGGGTGAAGTCGATTTCCTCGCTGGCGGCGAACGGGCCGAAGGCTTGCAGTTTCAGGCGCAGCGGTCTCATGCGGACTCCCGGTCTGCGCGGGCAATGCCCTCAAGCACCTGGTCGAGCACGCGGCGCTTGTCTTCGTCCAGCTCTTCGTCCGCCACCTCCTTGAAGAAGTTGGCGAACAGCTCGCCGGTATCGAGCTGACGCAGGCGCTGGCCCGCCGCCCCGGCCTCGCCCGTGCGCGCCAGCACGGCGCGCTCGATGGCGAGCGCATTGGGATAAGCCTGGCGCAGGCGCGCCATCGGATCGAGCAAGGCGCCATTGTCGGTCAACACCGCGTGGATGTAGTCATCGCGCCGCGGGTCTGCCGCGCCTTGCGCCAGCAGGTCGGCCAGTTGCCCTTCGACGATGCGCAGGTCGCGCCGGGGCGACAGCGCAATCGGCTCGATGCTGACCGCGCCATCGGCCGCCAGCTCGATCATCGAGACCGACTTGGCATGCGTGACTTCGGACAGCGAGTACTTCAGCAAGGAGCCGGCGTAGTGGATGCGCTGGCTGAAGGTCTGCGGGCGATGCAGGTGACCAAGCGCGACCAGGTCGAAGCCGTCGAACACGCTGGCGGCAACGGCGCCGCTGCCGCCAACCGACAGGGGCCGCTCGGATTCGCTGGCCTCGCCACCGATCACGAAAGCGTGGGCCACCACCACTGAGCGCGCCTGCGCCGGATGGCTGGCGCGGATCGCGTCCAGGCGCGCCGCCAACGCGGCCTCGTGCCCGGGCAGTTCCATGTCGAAGGCGTCGCGCACGGTTGCGGGCTCGGCATAGGGCAAGGCGTAGATCCGTACTTCGCCATGGGCATCGGACAAGGTCACGCAGGTGGCATCGCGCTCGGTGATGCCGGCCACGTGCAAACCCTGCGCCGTCAACAGCCGCGCGCCGAAACCTAGCCGCTGGGCGCTGTCGTGATTGCCCGCGATCATCACCACCGGAATGCCGGCCTCCACCACGATGCGGGCCAGCACGTCGTCCAGCAGCGCCACGGCCTCGGGCGGCGGCACCGCGCGGTCATACACGTCGCCGGCGATCAGCACCGCATCCGGCCGGCGCTCGCGCACCAGCGCAACGAATTGGTCAAGCACCCAGGCCTGGTCTTCAAGCAGGCTGCGCGCATGGAATACGCGCCCGAGATGCCAGTCGGCAGTGTGAAGAAAACGCAATGTGAATCCCTAGCAGTGTGTGGACGGCCCGCAGCGGACCGCGGCGGCAAGCGCCATCATAACGTTGCCCAGCCGTCATTCAGCTTCGGTTCAGCCGGCACTCTCCACAATAGGCGCCGAGCCAGTGCAAAAGCACCGCCTCCGGCACTACGGGCTGGCCAGGTTGCCGCCCCCCCCAGCCGCTATGTTTCAACCAGACCTGAGAGAGAAACCATGAAACGCATCCTGATCGCGGCAGCACTGACGGCTACGGCCGCATTGGCACAAGCACAGTACGTGGGCCCAACCACGGTTCCAACGACCACCGTCAAGGCGTTGACGGAGCAAGGCAAGGATGACCAGCACGCCGTGCTTCGCGGACAGATCATCAGCGGCGTAGGCCACGAGCTTTACCAGTTCGACGACGGCACCGGCCAGATCCGGATCAAGATCGACAAAAAGCTGTGGCCTGCCGGAAAGCCGGTGGACGCAACCACCAAAGTGGAACTGCTGGGCGAATACGACAAGCAGCTCTTCGGCGACTCCAAGTTCAAGGTCAAGCAGATCCGCATTCTTTGATGCACGGCGCTAAAACGGCGATGCCCGGGCCGTAAGCACCCGGGCATCGCCGTACTGACGTCTGGAAGCCTGGATTCCGGATTATTCCTGGATATTGGCTTCGCTCACGATCTTGCGGTACGACTCGGTTTCCTTGGCAATGAAGCTGCGAAACGCGGCGGCGTCCTTGGCATCGATATCGACACCCGATTCGGACAGCTTGCTCTTCACTTCCGGCGCGTTGATGGCGCGAGCCAGTGCGTCCGTCAGCTTGTCGGTCACCGCCTTGGGCGTGTTGGCCGGCGCGAACAAGCCAAACCACAGGCGCATGTCCACATTGGCCAGGGTCTTGTTCTCTGCCAGTGCCGGGATATTGGGCGCGGCATGCGAGCGCGTGGCCGAGGTCACGCCAATCGCTTGCAGCTTGCCCGACTTGATCTGCGGCAGCGCCGTCGACAGCACCAGCACGCCCAGCTCGATCTGGTTTGCCATCAGGTCGGCGATGGCCGGCGCGCCGCCCTTGTACGGCACGTGGGTCATATCAACCTTGCTGGCGCCGCGGATCAGCTCTCCCGACAGATGCAGCGGCGTGCCGATGCCCGAGGTGCCGTAGTTCACCGGCTTCTTGCTCTTGGCCAGCGCCAGGAAACCCGCCACGCCCTGGATGCCGGAATGCGCGCCGGACACCAGCACCATGGGCTGCGAGCCCACCATGCGCAAGGGCACGAGATCCCGCTGGCCGTCGTACTTGATCTTCGGGTTGGTCAGCTTGGCGATCGAGATTTCGCTGTTGGAACCCAGCAGCAACGTATAGCCGTCGGCTGGCGCATTGATGGTCTTGAGCGCGCCGATGGTGCCGCTGGCGCCCGGCGCATTGTCCACCACCACCGATACACCCAGGTCCTGGCCAAGGCGCTGGCTTAGCACGCGCGCCACCAGGTCGTTGCTGCCGCCGGCGGCATAGGGCACGACGATGGTAATGGGCCGGTCCGGATAGCCGGCGGCCTGGGCAGGCGCTACGGCCAGGGTCAGCGTGGCGGTCGTAACGATCGTGACGGCGGCGGACAGCGCCGTGGCGAGGGACTTCTTCATCGGATTCCTTTTTCTGGCGCCTGAGGCGCTCCTTTGGTGTGGCAAGCGTGATGCGGGAAACCAGCGGATTGCCGGCCTCATGATGCGGATCGCAATATACATGCCATCCAAAAAACTAGCCAAGTCTCGTTTACGAGACTGTACGCGCATTAACGCCGTCGTCATGCACCACAATCGGGCATCAAAGGCATATTGATGCACAAAATGCGGTGGATCCGGATCATGCGGCTGTGATGGGTATATCGTCCGGAGGCACGGATGCCTTGAACGCGGGGAAGCGCGGCGGCATGGCGTTCCGACACGATGCTTCTCTCGCCATCCGGCCACGGCCCATGCTAGGATGGGCCTTGTCTTCTTTTTGAGATTCCCCGAGGATGGACGCTCCGCTCGCTGCCGGCCCAATGGTTGATTTCGTTGAAATCGGCAATCGCCTGCGCGCGTACCGTCTGGGCGCGGGGATGCGCGCGGAAGCCATCGCCGAACAGCTCGGCGTATCGCGGGCCGCGATCTATCGCATGGAAAAGGGTGACATCGTCAAGATCGAGACCCTTGGCCGACTCGCCCAGTTGCTCGGCACCTCGCTGGCTTCCATGCTGGGGGTCGAGTCCGAGTACTACTCCTCGGCCGTGGCGTATATCGAGCGCATGCGCCAGCTCGAGCATGGCGCAACGCGCATCCTGGCCCATTTCGAACCGATCTCCTACCTGCTGACCTCGCCCGATTACGC
The Cupriavidus basilensis DNA segment above includes these coding regions:
- a CDS encoding 3-oxoacid CoA-transferase subunit B: MQRLTRDQMAARVAKDIPDGAVVNLGIGLPTLVGNHLPADREILLHSENGLLGMGKAPPAGEEDGDLINAGKQPVTIKPGGSYFHHADSFAMMRGGHLDFCVLGAFQVSVKGDLANWHTGAPGAIPAVGGAMDLAIGAKEVFVMMEHQTKQGESKIVAECTYPLTGMTCVTRIYTDLATIDVTPDGLVARDLVEGLSFDELQRLTGVPLKQGASA
- a CDS encoding 3-oxoacid CoA-transferase subunit A encodes the protein MINKLFDSVESAMADIQDGATILIGGFGMAGMPAELIDALIAQGARDLTIVNNNAGNGDTGLAALLKTERVRKIICSFPRQADSYVFDSLYHAGKIELELVPQGNLAERIRAAGAGIGGFFTRTAYGTPLAEGKETRIIDGQGYVYETPIHADFALIKALRADRWGNLTYRKTARNFGPIMAMAAKCPIVQVSEIVELGELDPEHIVTPGLFVKRVVKVDGASQAAA
- a CDS encoding AAA family ATPase; this encodes MRPLRLKLQAFGPFAASEEIDFTRLGERAFFLIHGPTGAGKTTLLDAICFALYGDTSGGERSAQDMRSANADPALRTEVTFEFSLGGQRYLATRSPAQERPKLRGEGTVKETPKAQLDVMGDAGWTSKASQPNKVDDFVRNLLGFDSSQFRQVIVLPQGRFRELLTADSKSRQAILERLFRTELYRRVEELLKGQAAGIRQEAERLRIEQTALLQQYQLESVDALRAQAAGLQAQLAELQQRDVAARTVLEAATLATRQGEQTDTRLREQRDTEAAHAALMAQRPEMEAQRQRLQAARRAMQVQPFEQHLGQAVQEHQQAQQALAAASARSAECAAVSATAAAGLEAEAARAGERQAAQKQVTELEAMLPQAQRLGLLQQELEAAAHQQAQAGAAHAGALQAQQQVTATLRQAEAGLAQAQEGARGLETIQLKQAGLAQQATTLDKYAATLALCEQARRQADADQLAAQQAAKQQAASLLRLRETEQAWRAGQAARLAAGLQHGQACAVCGSTAHPQLARHVDAPVSDEALDLAREAARLADQAAQAAASRAQGALLAATHRQEQLDEMREAAGAVGMPDGAAQDPAAARQQLAGAIQALRQQQQAAEAAAGRCQPLAAEVERQQAALTAAEAAIRAAEAAVQVAGQRHAKLQGEWQAASTQVPPDRREPERLTAALAQARQDLAAREAALAAAQAADKQAGVGLAAALAAQAAAQASLATHAKRETQAGAAFASALGQAGFVSRQAYAEARMPGVQMEQAEAQVNRFDLDLAAAGDRRERAAIAARDLAPPDLGALRQAQADAAGALEALVRQQADLHRSRENLLQCQQRLDALASKGADIERSYAVLGRLAEVANGNNPRRMTFQRFVLATLLDEVLEAASLRLMRMSRNRYELQRVRQQGDQRTAGGLDLEVFDHDTGMARPANTLSGGEGFLASLSLALGLADVVQSRAGGIQLDTLFVDEGFGTLDPESLDFAIRTLIDLQHAGRLVGIISHVAELRERIDVRLEIRAGAGGSRAELQLP
- a CDS encoding exonuclease SbcCD subunit D, which gives rise to MRFLHTADWHLGRVFHARSLLEDQAWVLDQFVALVRERRPDAVLIAGDVYDRAVPPPEAVALLDDVLARIVVEAGIPVVMIAGNHDSAQRLGFGARLLTAQGLHVAGITERDATCVTLSDAHGEVRIYALPYAEPATVRDAFDMELPGHEAALAARLDAIRASHPAQARSVVVAHAFVIGGEASESERPLSVGGSGAVAASVFDGFDLVALGHLHRPQTFSQRIHYAGSLLKYSLSEVTHAKSVSMIELAADGAVSIEPIALSPRRDLRIVEGQLADLLAQGAADPRRDDYIHAVLTDNGALLDPMARLRQAYPNALAIERAVLARTGEAGAAGQRLRQLDTGELFANFFKEVADEELDEDKRRVLDQVLEGIARADRESA
- a CDS encoding NirD/YgiW/YdeI family stress tolerance protein → MKRILIAAALTATAALAQAQYVGPTTVPTTTVKALTEQGKDDQHAVLRGQIISGVGHELYQFDDGTGQIRIKIDKKLWPAGKPVDATTKVELLGEYDKQLFGDSKFKVKQIRIL
- a CDS encoding Bug family tripartite tricarboxylate transporter substrate binding protein; this translates as MKKSLATALSAAVTIVTTATLTLAVAPAQAAGYPDRPITIVVPYAAGGSNDLVARVLSQRLGQDLGVSVVVDNAPGASGTIGALKTINAPADGYTLLLGSNSEISIAKLTNPKIKYDGQRDLVPLRMVGSQPMVLVSGAHSGIQGVAGFLALAKSKKPVNYGTSGIGTPLHLSGELIRGASKVDMTHVPYKGGAPAIADLMANQIELGVLVLSTALPQIKSGKLQAIGVTSATRSHAAPNIPALAENKTLANVDMRLWFGLFAPANTPKAVTDKLTDALARAINAPEVKSKLSESGVDIDAKDAAAFRSFIAKETESYRKIVSEANIQE